A stretch of the Pelmatolapia mariae isolate MD_Pm_ZW linkage group LG23, Pm_UMD_F_2, whole genome shotgun sequence genome encodes the following:
- the LOC134620816 gene encoding zinc finger protein 513-like, which yields MPRRKQSNPQPVKLDSEDGAVVCEPGCLVLDSDFLLSGELEFGDSEIMGLDRESGMTVFSLSVEDDSSAPTDSTFPAFLSCKGCGQLLGDTPLGAGLDLGVGLDLGAELYCLSCEEGLQHGTSIDSSQLDGSNLSDRSLGGSSERKRRNVDKASGVADPAPKLYSCSLCTFTSRYSNHLKRHMRIHDGQKPYRCPVCPYASAQLVNLQRHARTHTGEKPYRCHQCSYACSSLGNLRRHQRMHTQERPQRREKEKRRGRRKKANSDAEEVMSDLTLRVSQDSAYLQTLGGLGSPSGPLPVLLFPLCCRVCGLTLEESDLEGDKAEGEVEGDGGQVCRRCSKDNSRAPCSRDVSRGSRRGQRGNKLYRCPHCPFLSHYPNHLARHSHVHSEEKPHRCPHCPYTSSHLDNLKRHLRVHTGEKPYQCPSCSYACGNLANLRRHERIHSGAKPFHCAICGYSCNQSMNLKRHMLRHTGEKPYACGECGYTTGHWDNYKRHQRKHGHNTDSWDKHAPINGLGWGQDTQESQSQGQEHS from the exons ATGCCGCGGAGAAAACAGTCCAACCCGCAGCCGGTGAAAC TGGACTCTGAGGATGGGGCAGTGGTGTGTGAGCCGGGCTGTCTCGTTTTGGACAGCGACTTCCTGCTGAGCGGCGAGCTGGAGTTTGGAGACTCGGAGATCATGGGGCTGGATAGAGAGTCTG GTATGACTGTCTTCTCTCTAAGTGTGGAGGACGACTCGTCAGCACCGACAGACTCCACCTTCCCAGCGTTCCTCTCCTGTAAGGGATGTGGTCAGCTTCTGGGAGACACACCTTTGGGGGCAGGCTTAGATCTTG GTGTAGGACTCGACCTAGGGGCAGAGCTTTATTGTCTCTCCTGTGAGGAGGGCCTCCAGCATGGCACCTCCATCGACTCCTCTCAGTTGGACGGTTCCAACCTGTCCGATAGATCCCTCGGCGGCAGCTCCGAAAGGAAGAGGAGAAACGTAGACAAAGCCAGCGGTGTTGCGGACCCCGCCCCTAAACTGTACTCCTGTTCGCTGTGCACCTTTACCTCACGCTACTCCAACCATCTCAAACGCCACATGCGGATCCATGACGGCCAGAAGCCGTACCGCTGCCCCGTCTGCCCCTACGCCTCAGCCCAGCTCGTCAACCTGCAGCGCCACGCCCGCACACACACCGGGGAGAAACCGTACAGGTGCCACCAGTGCAGCTACGCCTGCAGCTCCCTTGGCAACCTGCGCAGACACCagcgcatgcacacacaggagAGACCGCAGAggagggagaaggagaaaagACGGGGAAGACGGAAAAAGGCAAACAGTGATGCTGAAGAAG TCATGTCAGACCTGACCCTGCGAGTTTCCCAGGACTCTGCTTACCTCCAGACGTTGGGAGGACTCGGCTCCCCCTCCGGCCCCCTTCCAGTCCTCCTCTTCCCACTCTGCTGCCGGGTGTGCGGCCTCACCCTGGAGGAGTCCGACCTAGAGGGCGACAAGGCAGAGGGAGAGGTGGAGGGCGATGGAGGACAG GTTTGCCGCCGTTGCTCCAAAGACAACTCGAGGGCTCCCTGCAGCAGGGACGTGTCTCGGGGATCCCGGCGCGGTCAGCGCGGCAACAAGCTGTACCGCTGCCCTCACTGCCCCTTCCTGTCCCACTACCCCAACCATCTGGCCCGCCACTCCCACGTCCACTCAGAGGAGAAGCCTCACCGCTGCCCGCACTGCCCCTACACCTCCTCACATCTCGACAACCTCAAGCGGCACCTGCGTGTGCACACAGGCGAGAAGCCTTACCAGTGCCCGTCGTGCAGCTACGCCTGCGGGAACTTGGCTAACCTGCGACGTCACGAGCGCATCCACTCGGGCGCCAAGCCATTCCACTGTGCCATCTGCGGCTACTCCTGCAACCAGAGCATGAACCTGAAGAGGCACATGCTGCGGCACACGGGCGAGAAGCCGTACGCATGCGGCGAGTGCGGCTACACCACGGGTCACTGGGACAACTACAAACGCCACCAGAGGAAGCATGGGCACAACACGGACAGCTGGGACAAACACGCGCCCATCAACGGCCTCGGCTGGGGGCAAGACACTCAGGAGAGCCAGAGTCAGGGACAGGAGCACTCTTag
- the dusp27 gene encoding serine/threonine/tyrosine-interacting-like protein 2 has product MASANEHGERGDQMVPDGKEEEEEKSVRGVQSHYLRCSSPNFSMTSESRFSMISGSDAESIFMEPIHLSSAIAAKKIINEELPPRGVRSESIPESMLETAEQLMVEDLYNRVRDMIDDRSPYNTPCVLDIQRAMVQDRLEAPINPVDEVWPNIFIAEKSVAVNKARLKRMGITHILNTAHGTGVYTNESFYAGMNIKYMGIEVDDFPDADISVHFRPTAEFLDDALLTHKGKVLVVSMMGISRSAILVACYLMIFQNMTIMEALTSMRKKRAINPNEGFLKQLREFNETLMEERDDDDETLSQCSVIDARARTRIFGEDDDEDTDTEEEQSMIEVKANSIMMEEEEDGESVMSSVASSAAAAALKSGLTGAQNGFNNQVSNGVPNEFALPEQGGKEDGDDDDGLDSMMQEWQRRNEKYQNDEWWEAQLNTDGEDEESLPGVFTKKTKEVGDTDVESVTSEDIRAVKERLKRRNRRPPSDTMSTSSCMSYSDLWKQRLKEIEEQAAARYRKKEDDEGSESTATEDEGVKKTIDDEVDSILSDTSSMFNFCQKNKEKMSPLERWRIKRIQFGWNKKDRDDGEKSSVGDGEEEAKTPSLQDINLTAYQAWKLRQQKRLGEENTDEILELSRGEDLATIRRRQRREEILERSKKTLEESQSVCGWETESCVSGGTIPLSAFWAGAGVTGPPSVANDDNMSMLSGRSSTISSVSQARSTRSSQFGIPVNPVPPVPPILPVPTVQGPGGEPMVNLASIQNWIANVVSETIKQKQSEMSLPPPSRAGSELSFGAPSNVISGRSVDDDKASLLSGASYSSSLSQDRGRAASVLSSGSSGSISGLSGRGSALGSNLGSTLGSKKNKITTTSVPLFSLFQDQVNLDKLDAMDKEIKSEMRDKMSTYEKKKILEDNKRSTLFKKKKPKEDEDEEEERKKKEEEFLEETKKKEKPKRSYGLSGCLNLNPALEKDKNTNIDDWLKSVRPPPRKPASGTEAGPSEDPYDDLDASASEFDFSSRRASYAADEDDDEETYGITSRYRARLHEDLASEDTEYSCNGFTQSHNYSQPGRSFGAVHHSRYESNETEGRRTRRQEATEEEEDDISTFIAQTRQRIRARAAAEAEDDEVLAAWRAQQEAKREKQNLENTTDADRF; this is encoded by the exons TTTCTCCATGACCTCAGAGTCCAGGTTTTCCATGATCTCTGGGTCTGACGCTGAGAGCATCTTCATGGAGCCCATCCACCTCTCGTCAGCCATCGCTGCCAAGAAGATCATCAACGAGG AGTTGCCACCTCGAGGCGTGCGGTCCGAGTCCATCCCAGAGTCCATGTTGGAAACCGCTGAGCAGCTGATGGTGGAAGATCTCTACAACCGTGTCAGGGACATGATCGATGACCGCAGCCCCTACAACACCCCCTGTGTGCTGGACATCCAGAGAGCCATGGTGCAGGACCGCCTAGAGGCTCCCATCAATCCCGTGGATGAAGTGTGGCCCAACATCTTCATTGCCGAAAA gTCTGTTGCTGTGAATAAGGCCCGTCTGAAGCGAATGGGCATCACACACATCCTGAACACAGCTCACGGTACAGGAGTCTACACCAACGAGTCTTTTTACGCCGGCATGAACATTAAGTACATGGGCATTGAAGTAGACGACTTCCCTGATGCTGACATCTCGGTGCACTTTAGACCCACCGCCGAATTCTTGGACGATGCTCTGCTGACGCACAAAG GAAAGGTTCTTGTTGTTTCTATGATGGGCATCAGTCGTTCTGCTATCCTGGTGGCTTGCTACCTGATGATCTTCCAGAACATGACCATCATGGAGGCTCTGACCTCAATGAGGAAAAAACGTGCCATCAACCCCAACGAAGGCTTCCTGAAGCAGCTAAGAGAGTTCAATGAGACCCTCATGGAGGAGCGAGATGATGACGACGAAACACTAAGCCAGTGCTCTGTGATTGACGCTCGAGCGCGCACTCGCATCTTTGGggaagatgatgatgaggatACGGACACAGAGGAAGAGCAGAGTATGATTGAGGTGAAAGCTAACTCCATtatgatggaggaggaggaggatggagaaAGTGTGATGAGCAGCGTTGCCtcctctgcagctgctgcagcacttAAAAGTGGTTTGACTGGAGCTCAGAATGGGTTCAACAACCAGGTATCCAATGGTGTCCCAAATGAGTTTGCTCTACCTGAACAGGGGGGCAAGGAAGAtggggatgatgatgatggtctgGACAGCATGATGCAGGAGTGGCAGCGGAGGAATGAAAAATACCAGAATGATGAGTGGTGGGAGGCACAGCTGAACACTGATGGGGAGGATGAGGAGTCTCTTCCAGGGGTTTTTacaaagaagacaaaagaagTTGGAGACACTGATGTGGAGAGTGTAACCAGTGAGGACATACGAGCTGTGAAAGAGCGGCTGAAGCGTCGCAACAGACGCCCACCCTCTGACACAATGTCCACATCCAGCTGCATGAGTTACTCTGATCTTTGGAAGCAGCGGCTTAAGGAGATCGAAGAGCAAGCAGCTGCTCGGTACCGCAAGAAAGAAGATGATGAAGGCAGTGAGAGCACCGCCACTGAAGACGAAGGAGTGAAGAAGACGATTGATGATGAAGTAGATAGCATCCTCTCTGACACCAGCTCCATGTTTAACTTCTGTCAGAAGAATAAGGAGAAGATGTCACCATTGGAACGTTGGCGAATCAAGAGAATCCAGTTTGGGTGGAACAAGAAAGATCGAGatgatggagagaaaagttCTGTTGGTGACGGTGAGGAAGAAGCCAAGACACCATCTCTCCAAGACATCAATCTGACGGCGTATCAGGCATGGAAGCTGAGGCAGCAGAAGCGTCTCGGGGAAGAGAACACAGATGAGATTCTGGAGCTGAGCAGAGGCGAGGACTTAGCAACAATCAGAAGAAGACAACGACGTGAAGAGATTCTGGAGCGTTCAAAGAAAACTTTAGAAGAAAGCCAGTCCGTATGTGGCTGGGAAACAGAGAGTTGCGTTAGTGGTGGTACGATACCTCTATCTGCCTTCTGGGCTGGAGCTGGTGTTACAGGGCCGCCAAGTGTTGCCAATGATGACAATATGTCCATGCTCAGTGGTAGATCTTCCACAATTTCTTCAGTTTCCCAGGCTCGCAGCACAAGATCCTCACAGTTTGGAATCCCAGTAAATCCTGTGCCACCAGTACCGCCGATCCTCCCAGTTCCAACTGTGCAGGGCCCCGGAGGTGAACCAATGGTCAATCTGGCTAGCATCCAAAACTGGATTGCTAATGTTGTTTCAGAAACAATCAAACAGAAGCAGAGTGAAATGAGCCTTCCTCCTCCATCACGTGCTGGGTCTGAATTGAGCTTTGGTGCTCCATCAAACGTGATTTCAGGGCGCAGTGTCGATGATGACAAAGCATCCTTGCTGAGTGGTGCTTCCTACTCCAGCTCTCTGTCACAAGATCGAGGCAGGGCAGCATCAGTCCTCTCCAGTGGCAGTTCAGGCAGCATCTCAGGTCTCAGTGGTAGAGGCTCAGCATTAGGCTCTAACCTTGGCTCCACCCTGggctcaaagaaaaacaagatcaCCACTACCAGTGTTCCTCTCTTCAGCCTCTTCCAGGACCAAGTTAACCTGGATAAACTGGATGCCATGGACAAGGAGATCAAGTCAGAGATGAGGGACAAGATGTCTACCTATGAAAAGAAGAAGATCCTGGAAGACAACAAACGCAGTACTCTGTTTAAGAAAAAGAAGCCAAAggaggatgaagatgaggaagaggaaagaaagaagaaagaggaggagtttCTTGAGGagacaaagaaaaaggagaaaccaAAGAGGAGTTACGGTCTATCGGGGTGCCTGAATCTAAACCCAGCGCTGGAGAAagataaaaacaccaacattgATGACTGGCTGAAAAGTGTCAGGCCTCCCCCAAGAAAACCAGCTTCAGGAACTGAAGCTGGTCCATCAGAGGACCCCTATGATGATCTTGACGCCTCAGCTTCTGAATTTGACTTCTCAAGCAGAAGAGCCTCTTATGCTGCTGAcgaagatgatgatgaggaaACGTATGGCATTACTTCCAGATACCGAGCCAGGTTACACGAAGATCTAGCAAGTGAAGACACAGAATATTCCTGCAATGGCTTCACGCAATCCCACAACTACAGCCAACCGGGAAGATCGTTTGGTGCTGTTCATCATTCACGATATGAAAGCAATGAGACAGAAGGGAGAAGGACTAGGAGACAGGAAGccacagaagaggaggaggatgacatCTCCACCTTCATTGCCCAAACCAGGCAGAGGATCAGGGCTCGAGCTGCTGCGGAGGCCGAAGACGACGAGGTTCTCGCTGCTTGGAGAGCTCAGCAGGAGGCGAAGCGAGAGAAGCAAAACTTAGAAAATACTACTGATGCAGACAGgttttag